Proteins encoded in a region of the Azospirillum sp. TSH58 genome:
- a CDS encoding putative hydro-lyase: MQSVTPNTSSPPGTATAALLARLAIRRGEHRGPTAGLAPGHVQANLAIVPAAVAPAFERFCRANPVPCPLLAVSKPGDHRFAELGADLDLRTDFPRYRVYRDGLLAEEPENLLSVWRDDLVAFAIGCSFSFEEALLAAGLPVRHIERGCNVPMYVTDRDCVAVPPFAGRMVVSMRPMTPAQAERAAAVTGRYAAVHGAPVHIGDPAALGIRDLSRPEFGDAVPLGPGEVPVFWACGVTPQVALAAARLPFAIAHSPGHMLVTDRLNAELEGVSPTVAQLFRQEQGAS; the protein is encoded by the coding sequence ATGCAGTCCGTGACCCCAAACACCTCATCTCCGCCCGGCACCGCTACCGCCGCCCTGCTGGCCCGTCTGGCGATCCGCCGGGGAGAGCATCGCGGGCCGACCGCCGGACTGGCGCCCGGCCATGTGCAGGCAAACCTCGCCATCGTCCCCGCAGCGGTGGCTCCCGCCTTCGAACGCTTCTGCCGCGCCAATCCGGTGCCCTGCCCTCTGCTGGCCGTGTCGAAGCCCGGCGACCACCGCTTCGCGGAGCTTGGCGCGGACCTCGACCTGCGCACCGACTTCCCGCGCTACCGCGTCTACCGCGATGGCCTGCTGGCGGAGGAGCCGGAGAACCTGCTGTCGGTCTGGCGCGACGATCTGGTCGCCTTCGCCATCGGCTGCTCCTTCTCCTTCGAGGAGGCCCTGCTCGCCGCCGGCCTGCCGGTCCGCCACATCGAGCGCGGCTGCAACGTGCCGATGTACGTGACCGACCGGGACTGCGTGGCCGTCCCGCCCTTCGCCGGCCGGATGGTCGTGTCGATGCGCCCGATGACGCCCGCGCAGGCCGAACGCGCCGCCGCGGTGACCGGGCGCTACGCCGCCGTCCACGGCGCGCCGGTGCACATCGGCGACCCGGCGGCGCTCGGCATCCGCGACCTGTCGCGGCCGGAGTTCGGCGACGCCGTTCCGCTCGGCCCCGGCGAGGTCCCCGTCTTCTGGGCCTGCGGGGTCACCCCCCAGGTGGCGCTCGCCGCCGCCCGCCTGCCCTTCGCCATCGCCCACAGCCCCGGACACATGCTGGTCACCGACCGGCTGAACGCCGAGCTGGAGGGCGTGTCCCCTACGGTCGCGCAACTCTTCAGACAAGAACAGGGAGCTTCATGA
- a CDS encoding efflux RND transporter periplasmic adaptor subunit: MTKRIVLFALLLAALIGGGYWYTHRAGGADAQTAKAATPAGPRALPVVIQAAERRAVPERLGTIGSVQPVAAIAIKARVDSVVETVHFTEGQEVKAGDLLFTLDSRALEAQLRQAQANLERDRANLDKARGDVKRYEQLVRSNTVARQQYDAAVAAADALEATVKAGQAAIEAAKVSLSFTRITAPMDGRTGAVNAKPGTMVRGADATPLVTLTQLRPITVAFNVPERHLPTIRAAMETSTLAVTAGIPGAAVPPAEGVLNFVDSQVDQQTGTILVKGQFTNADTRLWPGQFVDVVLTLRVEPQALTLPEEAVQTGQQGRFVYVVKPDDTVEIRNIAVARSQDGLVVIADGLQAGERVVVDGQSRLYPGAKVAAAKNGGKEGANGKAPLTGGAS, from the coding sequence GTGACGAAACGCATAGTGCTGTTTGCGCTCCTGCTGGCCGCGCTGATCGGTGGCGGCTACTGGTACACGCACCGGGCGGGCGGGGCCGACGCGCAGACCGCGAAGGCCGCCACCCCGGCGGGACCGCGCGCGCTGCCGGTGGTCATCCAGGCGGCCGAGAGGCGCGCGGTGCCGGAGCGGCTGGGCACCATCGGCTCGGTCCAGCCGGTGGCCGCCATCGCCATCAAGGCACGCGTCGATTCGGTCGTCGAGACGGTCCACTTCACCGAGGGGCAGGAGGTGAAGGCGGGCGACCTGCTGTTCACCCTCGACTCCCGCGCGCTGGAGGCGCAGCTCCGTCAGGCCCAGGCCAATCTGGAGCGCGACCGCGCCAATCTCGACAAGGCGCGCGGCGACGTGAAGCGCTACGAGCAGCTCGTCCGCTCCAACACCGTGGCCCGCCAGCAGTACGACGCCGCCGTGGCCGCCGCCGACGCGCTGGAGGCCACGGTGAAGGCCGGTCAGGCGGCCATCGAGGCGGCCAAGGTGTCGCTCAGCTTCACCCGCATCACCGCCCCCATGGACGGGCGCACCGGCGCCGTGAACGCCAAGCCCGGCACGATGGTGCGCGGGGCGGACGCCACGCCGCTGGTCACGCTGACCCAGCTCCGCCCGATCACCGTCGCCTTCAACGTTCCGGAACGCCACCTGCCGACCATCCGCGCGGCGATGGAGACGAGCACGCTGGCGGTCACCGCCGGCATTCCCGGCGCCGCCGTTCCCCCGGCCGAGGGCGTCCTGAACTTCGTGGACAGCCAGGTCGACCAGCAGACCGGCACGATCCTGGTGAAGGGCCAGTTCACCAACGCCGACACCCGGCTGTGGCCCGGCCAGTTCGTCGATGTGGTCCTGACCCTGCGGGTCGAGCCGCAGGCCCTGACCCTGCCGGAGGAGGCGGTGCAGACCGGCCAGCAGGGCCGGTTCGTCTATGTGGTCAAGCCGGACGACACGGTGGAGATCCGCAACATCGCCGTGGCGCGCAGCCAGGACGGCCTCGTCGTCATCGCCGACGGGCTTCAGGCCGGTGAGCGCGTGGTGGTCGATGGCCAGTCCCGCCTCTATCCCGGCGCCAAGGTCGCCGCCGCCAAGAACGGCGGCAAGGAGGGCGCCAACGGCAAGGCTCCGCTCACCGGAGGCGCGTCATGA
- a CDS encoding efflux RND transporter permease subunit: MTLSELCIRRPVMTILLTAALVLGGLAAYRQLPVAALPRVDFPVINVSATLPGASPETMAASVASPLEREFSTIAGIDTITSTSSLGNTSITIQFVLERDIDAAAQDVQAAIARTQRRLPAEMTTAPSYRKVNPADQPVLMLALSSPTLTLSSLNDFAETAVQPKVATLPGVAQVQIYGAQKYAVRVQVDPNALAVRGIGIDELQKALAAANANTPVGTLSGAKQQLVLAANPQLPDAEAFRGLIVAYRNGAPVRLGDVANVLDSVENARTASWHNGTRAIVMAVQRQPDANTVDVVDRVRNLLPTFRAQLPPSAKVEVVNDRSTSIREAVEDVQFTLGLTIALVVLVIFLFLRRLTATMIPALTVPISLIATAGGMHLMGFSIDNISLMALTLAVGLVVDDAIVMMENIVRYVEEGMQPFEAALKGSREIGFTIISITVSLVAVFIPILLMGGVVGRVFHEFALVVTMAISASAFVALTLTPMMCARMLTHEPHGAKEGWFGRVLEGGFSALHRGYAVTLRLALRHRPVMGLVMIATVVGSALLFQAIPKGFFPTEDIGQITVSTEAAPDISFPAMAERQQEVARIIQAHPAVADMTSSVAIGGNSVNTGRMFVVLKPRAERPPAGEVIQQLRRQLAGIPGMAVYMQPVQNLRIGGRSSKNEFQYTIQGLNTEELYAWSGRLERAMHDIPILQDVTSDLQLNSPQAYVHVDREKAATLGIGIDQVRSTLYSAFGQRQVSTIYTPTNDYQVLIELAPKYQQDDNALSRIYVRSGSGKLVPLDAFASVQRTAGPLTVNHQGQLPAVTLSFNVAPGHSLGEAVNAVRQAELEMALPPGITTGFAGTAQVFEDAQKSQGLLLLAAVLVIYIVLGVLYESFIHPLTILSGLPSAAIGALATLMVFGQELSVIAIIGILMLIGIVKKNAIMMIDFAIDAQRNQGMTAREAIEQACLLRFRPIMMTTMAAIMGTLPIAVAHGAAAELRQPLGLAVVGGLCVSQILTLYITPVLFLYMEDAGNAVTRLWKRRGGVAPEAPHPVPGAE, encoded by the coding sequence ATGACCCTCTCGGAGCTGTGCATCCGCCGTCCGGTGATGACCATCCTGTTGACGGCGGCGCTGGTTCTGGGGGGCCTCGCGGCCTACCGCCAGTTGCCCGTCGCGGCGCTGCCGCGGGTCGACTTCCCGGTCATCAACGTCTCCGCCACGCTGCCCGGCGCCAGCCCGGAGACCATGGCGGCTTCGGTCGCCAGCCCGCTGGAGCGCGAGTTCTCGACCATCGCCGGCATCGACACGATCACCTCGACGTCGAGCCTCGGCAACACCTCCATCACCATCCAGTTCGTTCTGGAGCGCGACATCGACGCCGCCGCCCAGGACGTGCAGGCGGCCATCGCCCGCACCCAGCGCCGCCTGCCGGCGGAGATGACCACCGCGCCCAGCTACCGCAAGGTGAACCCGGCCGACCAGCCGGTGCTGATGCTGGCGCTCTCGTCGCCGACGCTGACGCTGTCCTCGCTGAACGACTTCGCGGAAACCGCGGTCCAGCCCAAGGTCGCCACCCTGCCGGGCGTCGCCCAGGTGCAGATCTACGGCGCGCAGAAATACGCCGTGCGCGTGCAGGTGGACCCCAACGCGCTGGCGGTGCGCGGCATCGGCATCGACGAGCTTCAGAAGGCGCTGGCCGCCGCCAACGCCAACACCCCGGTCGGCACGCTGTCCGGCGCCAAGCAGCAGCTCGTCCTCGCCGCCAACCCGCAGCTTCCCGACGCCGAGGCCTTCCGCGGCCTGATCGTCGCCTACCGCAACGGCGCCCCGGTCCGGCTGGGCGACGTGGCGAACGTGCTGGACAGCGTGGAGAACGCCCGCACGGCGAGCTGGCACAACGGCACCCGCGCAATCGTCATGGCCGTGCAGCGCCAGCCCGACGCCAACACGGTGGACGTGGTGGACCGGGTGCGCAACCTGCTGCCCACTTTCCGCGCGCAGCTTCCGCCCAGCGCGAAGGTGGAGGTGGTGAACGACCGTTCCACCTCGATCCGCGAGGCGGTGGAGGACGTGCAGTTCACGCTGGGCCTGACCATCGCGCTGGTCGTGCTGGTCATCTTCCTGTTCCTGCGCCGGCTGACGGCGACGATGATCCCGGCGCTGACCGTCCCGATCTCGCTGATCGCGACGGCGGGCGGGATGCATCTGATGGGCTTCTCCATCGACAACATCTCGCTGATGGCGCTGACGCTGGCGGTCGGCCTCGTCGTCGATGACGCCATCGTGATGATGGAGAACATCGTCCGCTACGTCGAAGAGGGGATGCAGCCCTTCGAGGCGGCCCTGAAGGGCTCGCGCGAGATCGGCTTCACCATCATCTCCATCACCGTGTCGCTGGTGGCGGTCTTCATCCCGATCCTGCTGATGGGCGGTGTGGTCGGGCGTGTCTTCCACGAGTTCGCCCTGGTGGTGACCATGGCGATCAGCGCGTCGGCCTTCGTGGCGCTGACCCTGACACCGATGATGTGCGCGCGCATGCTGACCCACGAGCCGCACGGCGCCAAGGAGGGCTGGTTCGGGCGCGTCCTGGAGGGCGGGTTCAGCGCGCTGCACCGCGGCTACGCCGTGACCCTGCGGCTGGCGCTGAGGCACCGCCCGGTGATGGGGCTCGTCATGATCGCGACGGTGGTCGGCTCCGCCCTGCTGTTCCAGGCGATCCCCAAGGGCTTCTTCCCGACCGAGGACATCGGCCAGATCACCGTCTCGACGGAGGCGGCCCCCGACATCTCCTTCCCGGCCATGGCCGAGCGGCAGCAGGAGGTGGCGCGGATCATCCAGGCCCACCCGGCGGTGGCCGACATGACCTCGTCGGTCGCCATCGGCGGCAATTCGGTCAACACCGGCCGCATGTTCGTCGTGCTGAAGCCGCGCGCCGAGCGCCCGCCGGCGGGCGAGGTGATCCAGCAGCTTCGCCGCCAGCTCGCCGGCATTCCCGGCATGGCGGTCTACATGCAGCCGGTGCAGAATCTGCGCATCGGCGGCCGTTCGTCCAAGAACGAGTTCCAGTACACGATCCAGGGCCTGAACACGGAGGAGCTTTACGCCTGGTCCGGACGGCTGGAGCGGGCGATGCACGACATCCCGATCCTTCAGGACGTGACCAGCGACCTCCAGCTCAACAGCCCACAGGCCTATGTGCATGTGGACCGGGAGAAGGCCGCCACGCTGGGCATCGGCATCGATCAGGTGCGTTCCACCCTCTACAGCGCCTTCGGCCAGCGGCAGGTCTCGACGATCTACACGCCGACCAACGACTATCAGGTGCTGATCGAGCTGGCGCCGAAGTACCAGCAGGACGACAACGCCCTGTCGCGCATCTATGTGCGCTCCGGCTCCGGCAAGCTGGTGCCGCTGGATGCCTTCGCCAGCGTGCAGCGCACCGCCGGGCCGCTGACGGTCAACCATCAGGGCCAGCTTCCCGCCGTCACCCTGTCCTTCAACGTGGCGCCCGGCCATTCGCTGGGCGAGGCGGTGAACGCCGTCCGGCAGGCGGAGCTTGAGATGGCCCTGCCGCCGGGCATCACCACCGGCTTCGCCGGCACCGCCCAGGTGTTCGAGGACGCGCAGAAGAGCCAGGGTCTGCTGCTGCTGGCGGCGGTGCTGGTGATCTACATCGTTCTCGGCGTGCTGTACGAGAGCTTCATCCACCCGCTGACCATCCTGTCCGGCCTGCCGTCCGCGGCCATCGGGGCGCTCGCCACGCTGATGGTGTTCGGGCAGGAGCTGAGCGTCATCGCGATCATCGGCATCCTGATGCTGATCGGCATCGTGAAGAAGAACGCGATCATGATGATCGACTTCGCCATCGACGCGCAGCGCAACCAGGGCATGACCGCGCGCGAGGCGATCGAGCAGGCCTGTCTGCTGCGCTTCCGCCC
- a CDS encoding TRAP transporter small permease: MRTALTFLYRAAEILGAVFLVLIAVLIVSQVFARLANRMVPGADELAGYCMAASFFLMLGPALRRGAHIRVGVLVDRLRGGPRRLVELICLGFGTALSGYFAWYWLRMTYDSYDFGDLGQGVLPIPLWIPQAAMGVGLVILVIAFLDDLLAVIQGREASYQSAGMQSEG, from the coding sequence ATGCGCACCGCATTGACCTTCCTTTACCGCGCCGCCGAGATCCTGGGCGCGGTGTTCCTGGTGCTGATCGCCGTGCTGATCGTGTCCCAGGTGTTCGCCCGGCTGGCCAACCGCATGGTGCCGGGAGCCGACGAGTTGGCCGGCTACTGCATGGCCGCCTCCTTCTTCCTGATGCTGGGTCCGGCGCTGCGCCGCGGCGCGCACATCCGCGTCGGCGTGCTGGTCGACCGGCTGCGCGGCGGGCCCCGCCGGCTCGTGGAGCTGATCTGCCTCGGCTTCGGCACGGCGCTCAGCGGCTATTTCGCGTGGTACTGGCTGCGCATGACCTACGATTCCTACGACTTCGGCGATCTGGGACAGGGGGTTCTGCCCATCCCGCTGTGGATTCCGCAGGCCGCCATGGGCGTCGGGCTGGTGATCCTCGTGATCGCCTTCCTGGACGACCTGCTGGCGGTGATCCAGGGACGCGAGGCGTCCTACCAAAGCGCCGGCATGCAGAGCGAGGGCTGA
- a CDS encoding TRAP transporter large permease — MDQTTASIVVVVTMLLMLGTGIWVALALAGVGFVAMALFTTRPVGMVMATNIWGASTSWTLTALPLFIWMGEILFRTRISSDMFKGLAPWTGWLPGRLMHVNIVGCTIFAAVSGSSAATAATIGRMTIPELTRRGYDPMMIVGSLAGAGTLGLLIPPSIIMIVYGVAADVSIARLFIAGVIPGIVLTGLFMLYVGGWSLLNPDRVPPREARQSFMEKIRDTGSLIPVMLLIAGVLGSIYAGIATPTEAAGIGVLGSLLLALVTGTMSWATFRDSVLGAAHTSCMIGFILAGAAFLTVAMGYTGIPRLLAEWITSMQLSTASLLVVLTLFFIVMGCFLDGISMVVLTTSVILPMVQNAGIDLLWFGIYIIIVVEMAQITPPVGFNLFVLQSMTGKNIFTIAKASLPFFLMMIVMVFLLWIFPGMVSWLPSLMIG; from the coding sequence ATGGACCAGACGACCGCTTCCATCGTCGTCGTGGTGACGATGCTCCTGATGCTGGGGACCGGCATCTGGGTGGCGCTGGCGCTGGCCGGCGTCGGCTTCGTCGCCATGGCGCTGTTCACCACACGCCCCGTCGGCATGGTCATGGCGACCAACATCTGGGGCGCCAGCACGAGCTGGACCCTGACCGCCCTGCCCCTGTTCATCTGGATGGGCGAGATCCTGTTCCGAACGCGCATCTCGTCGGACATGTTCAAGGGGCTGGCGCCATGGACGGGCTGGCTGCCGGGGCGGCTGATGCACGTCAACATCGTCGGCTGCACGATCTTCGCCGCCGTCTCCGGCTCCTCCGCCGCGACCGCCGCGACCATCGGGCGGATGACCATCCCGGAACTGACCCGGCGCGGCTACGACCCGATGATGATCGTCGGCTCGCTGGCCGGCGCCGGCACGCTGGGCCTGCTGATCCCGCCCTCGATCATCATGATCGTCTACGGGGTGGCGGCGGACGTATCCATCGCGCGCCTCTTCATCGCCGGGGTCATTCCGGGCATCGTGCTGACCGGCCTGTTCATGCTCTATGTCGGCGGCTGGTCCCTGCTGAATCCCGACCGGGTGCCGCCGCGGGAGGCGCGCCAGAGCTTCATGGAGAAGATCCGCGACACCGGGTCGCTGATCCCCGTCATGCTGCTGATCGCCGGCGTGCTCGGCTCCATCTACGCGGGCATCGCCACGCCGACGGAGGCCGCGGGCATCGGCGTCCTGGGATCGCTGCTGCTGGCGCTGGTGACCGGCACGATGAGCTGGGCGACCTTCCGCGACAGCGTGCTGGGCGCGGCCCACACCTCCTGCATGATCGGCTTCATCCTGGCGGGGGCAGCCTTCCTGACCGTCGCCATGGGCTACACCGGCATCCCGCGCCTGCTGGCGGAGTGGATCACCTCCATGCAGCTCTCCACCGCGTCGCTGCTGGTCGTGCTGACCCTGTTCTTCATCGTCATGGGCTGCTTCCTGGACGGCATCTCGATGGTCGTGCTGACCACCTCGGTCATCCTGCCCATGGTGCAGAACGCCGGGATCGACCTGCTGTGGTTCGGCATCTACATCATCATCGTGGTGGAGATGGCCCAGATCACCCCGCCGGTGGGCTTCAACCTGTTCGTCCTGCAATCGATGACGGGCAAGAACATCTTCACCATCGCCAAGGCCAGCCTGCCCTTCTTCCTGATGATGATCGTCATGGTGTTCCTGCTCTGGATCTTCCCGGGCATGGTGTCGTGGCTGCCCTCGCTGATGATCGGGTGA
- a CDS encoding biotin-dependent carboxyltransferase family protein, with translation MNPPSLAPCLTVVRPGLFATIQDLGRFGHQELGMPVAGALDPIGLRLANALVGNPAGAAGVEIALLGPALKVEADGVRVAIVGPMALSLEREGQSPQPLEPHRSHTLARGDVLKLGAVTGAAVAYLAVAGGFALEPFLGSLSTYVRAGIGPLGGKPLGDGTRLPLNRSDAPPGADVELPEPPDYGGGPVRVVLGPQEDRFTAEAVETFLSATYRVGKDADRMGLRLDGPTLAHTGSADIPSDGLVTGSIQVPGNGQPILLLNDHQTAGGYAKIATVISADLPRVGRLSPGGALSFRAVTVEEAEAIRRRQEQTIAAWIRAIRPVRPAGGVDLEALYAENLVSGVVDIVNGNGDILNRENMCGRAP, from the coding sequence ATGAACCCGCCCTCCCTTGCCCCCTGCCTCACGGTCGTCCGGCCGGGGCTGTTCGCCACCATCCAGGACCTCGGCCGCTTCGGCCATCAGGAACTCGGCATGCCGGTGGCCGGCGCGCTCGACCCCATCGGCCTCCGCCTCGCCAACGCGCTGGTCGGCAACCCGGCGGGCGCGGCGGGGGTGGAGATCGCTCTGCTCGGCCCCGCCCTGAAGGTGGAGGCCGACGGCGTGCGCGTCGCCATCGTCGGCCCGATGGCGCTGAGCCTGGAGCGCGAGGGGCAATCGCCCCAGCCGCTGGAACCCCACCGCAGCCACACGCTGGCGCGCGGCGACGTGCTGAAGCTGGGCGCCGTCACCGGGGCGGCGGTCGCCTATCTGGCGGTGGCCGGCGGCTTCGCGCTGGAACCGTTCCTGGGCAGCCTGTCCACCTATGTGCGCGCCGGCATCGGGCCGCTCGGCGGCAAGCCGCTGGGCGACGGGACGCGCCTGCCGCTCAACCGCAGCGACGCCCCGCCGGGCGCCGACGTGGAACTGCCGGAGCCGCCGGACTATGGCGGCGGGCCGGTGCGGGTGGTCCTCGGCCCGCAGGAGGACCGCTTCACGGCGGAGGCGGTGGAGACCTTCCTGTCGGCGACCTACCGCGTCGGCAAGGACGCCGACCGCATGGGCCTGCGGCTCGACGGCCCGACGCTGGCCCACACCGGCTCCGCCGACATTCCGTCCGACGGGCTGGTCACCGGCTCCATCCAGGTGCCGGGCAACGGCCAGCCGATCCTTCTGCTGAACGACCACCAGACGGCGGGCGGCTACGCCAAGATCGCCACGGTGATCTCCGCCGACTTGCCCCGCGTCGGCCGGCTGAGCCCCGGCGGCGCCCTGAGCTTCCGCGCCGTCACGGTGGAGGAGGCGGAGGCCATCCGTCGGCGGCAGGAGCAGACCATCGCGGCCTGGATCCGCGCCATCCGCCCGGTGCGCCCGGCGGGCGGCGTCGATCTGGAGGCGCTCTACGCGGAAAACCTCGTGTCCGGGGTCGTCGACATCGTCAACGGCAACGGCGACATCCTGAACCGGGAAAACATGTGCGGGAGGGCACCATGA
- the pxpB gene encoding 5-oxoprolinase subunit PxpB encodes MDVRFTTAGDTAFNVEFGEGIDRPTNARVMALHARLKLAALPGLVETVPTFRSLQVVYDPAATSRREVQAAVEAELAHTGDAPAEGTLWRLPVCYDPDLGPDLAELSASLGLSADRLVDLHGSTEYFVYMLGFMPGFAYMGDLPAELEKPRRGEPRVRVPAGSVATAGRLTTVYPWESPGGWHLIGRCPVPLYDGARPSPVLLAAGDRVRFEAVDRARFDALSAETAAGRFDPDTLRAAP; translated from the coding sequence ATGGACGTCCGTTTCACCACGGCGGGCGACACGGCCTTCAACGTGGAGTTCGGCGAGGGCATCGACCGCCCCACCAACGCCCGCGTCATGGCCCTGCACGCCCGGCTGAAGCTGGCCGCCCTGCCGGGTCTGGTGGAGACGGTGCCGACCTTCCGCTCGCTCCAGGTGGTCTACGACCCGGCGGCGACCAGCCGCCGGGAGGTCCAGGCCGCCGTGGAGGCGGAACTGGCCCACACCGGGGACGCGCCGGCCGAAGGCACCCTGTGGCGCCTGCCCGTCTGCTACGACCCCGATCTGGGACCGGACCTCGCGGAGCTGTCCGCGTCGCTCGGCCTGTCGGCGGACCGGCTGGTCGACCTCCACGGGTCGACGGAGTATTTCGTCTACATGCTGGGCTTCATGCCGGGCTTCGCCTACATGGGGGACCTGCCGGCGGAGCTGGAGAAGCCGCGGCGCGGCGAGCCGCGGGTCCGCGTGCCGGCGGGGTCGGTCGCCACCGCCGGGCGGCTGACCACCGTCTATCCCTGGGAGAGTCCCGGCGGCTGGCACCTGATCGGGCGCTGCCCGGTGCCGCTCTACGACGGCGCCCGCCCCTCCCCGGTCCTGCTGGCCGCGGGCGACCGGGTGCGGTTCGAGGCGGTGGACCGCGCCCGTTTCGACGCCCTGTCCGCCGAGACCGCCGCCGGGCGCTTCGATCCCGACACGCTGAGGGCCGCACCATGA
- a CDS encoding TRAP transporter substrate-binding protein, translating to MTAITLRTRLAAAAFGVGLCATPVAAFAETWDMPTPYPDTNLHTITVRQFAEDVKAATNGKILITVHSNGSLVKHPEIKRAVQSGQAQIGEVLISSWANEDPLYGLDSVPFLATDFAASKKLYEVSKPYLEKKLERQRLKLLYSIPWPPQGLYVKQEIASVADLKGQKFRAYNPATTRIAELAGAVPTKIEAAEVSQAFGTGIVTAMMTSAATGVDTKAWDFVNVYYDVQAWLPRNMVFVSTEVWKGLDDATKKAVEQAAAKAEATGWTEWEKKTAELNKTLSGNGMKVLTPSPAIKDGFAAIGKTMTEEWTKAAGADGEAIVSAFRK from the coding sequence ATGACCGCGATCACCCTGCGTACCCGCCTCGCCGCCGCCGCCTTCGGCGTCGGCCTCTGCGCCACCCCGGTCGCGGCCTTCGCCGAGACCTGGGACATGCCGACCCCCTACCCCGACACGAACCTGCACACCATCACGGTGCGCCAGTTCGCCGAGGACGTGAAGGCGGCGACAAACGGCAAGATCCTGATCACCGTCCATTCCAACGGCTCGCTGGTCAAGCATCCGGAGATTAAGCGCGCGGTCCAGTCGGGCCAGGCCCAGATCGGCGAGGTGCTCATCAGCTCCTGGGCGAACGAGGACCCGCTCTACGGCCTCGATTCCGTGCCCTTCCTGGCGACCGACTTCGCCGCCTCGAAGAAGCTCTACGAGGTGTCGAAGCCCTACCTGGAGAAGAAGCTGGAGCGTCAGCGCCTGAAGCTCCTCTACTCGATTCCGTGGCCGCCGCAGGGCCTCTACGTGAAGCAGGAGATCGCCTCCGTCGCCGATCTGAAGGGGCAGAAGTTCCGCGCCTACAACCCGGCGACCACCCGCATCGCCGAGCTGGCCGGCGCCGTGCCGACCAAGATCGAGGCCGCCGAGGTGTCGCAGGCCTTCGGCACCGGCATCGTCACCGCCATGATGACCTCCGCCGCCACCGGCGTCGACACCAAGGCATGGGACTTCGTGAACGTCTATTACGACGTGCAGGCCTGGCTGCCGCGCAACATGGTGTTCGTCAGCACCGAGGTCTGGAAGGGCCTGGACGACGCCACGAAGAAGGCCGTCGAGCAGGCCGCCGCCAAGGCCGAGGCCACCGGCTGGACCGAGTGGGAGAAGAAGACGGCGGAGCTGAACAAGACGCTGTCCGGCAACGGCATGAAGGTGCTGACCCCGTCCCCGGCGATCAAGGACGGCTTCGCCGCCATCGGCAAGACGATGACCGAGGAGTGGACCAAGGCCGCCGGCGCCGACGGCGAGGCGATCGTTTCGGCGTTCCGGAAGTAA
- a CDS encoding LysR family transcriptional regulator produces MLDLKNLEAFVWIARLGGFRAAAGRLNTTQPAISARIAQLEKELGVQLFNRGTRRVTLTLKGMELLDHAERMLTLQAELVHAVAESTTLRGLIRLGVAETIVHTWLSRLIERLHNRFPLVSLEIEVDTSIHLRNGLLAHDLDIAFMLGPVAEPDMRNHALSSYPMAWVASPSLDLPAGRLGLADLARYPVITFSRQTKPSVAIQQMFKRPGLPPLRFYGNSSLASIVRMTLDGIGISAIPPAVIERELAEGLLRLIPAEDPLPDLDFTICHPVDSDNPLVPIVADMALEIVRAQRHGAPTDKRRLSQTIQNENLTDRTDA; encoded by the coding sequence ATGCTGGACCTAAAGAACTTGGAAGCCTTCGTGTGGATCGCCCGTCTGGGCGGCTTCCGCGCCGCGGCTGGGCGGCTGAACACCACCCAGCCGGCCATCTCCGCCCGCATCGCCCAGCTGGAAAAGGAGCTGGGCGTCCAGCTGTTCAACCGCGGCACGCGGCGGGTCACCCTGACGCTGAAGGGCATGGAACTGCTGGACCACGCCGAGCGGATGCTGACGCTCCAGGCCGAGCTGGTGCACGCGGTCGCCGAATCGACGACCCTGCGCGGGCTGATCCGGCTGGGCGTGGCGGAAACCATCGTCCACACCTGGCTGAGCCGGCTGATCGAGCGGCTGCACAACCGCTTCCCGCTGGTCAGCCTGGAGATCGAGGTCGACACCTCCATCCACCTGCGCAACGGGCTGCTGGCGCACGACCTCGACATCGCCTTCATGCTGGGACCGGTGGCAGAGCCGGACATGCGCAACCACGCGCTGAGCAGCTACCCCATGGCCTGGGTGGCCAGCCCGTCGCTTGACCTGCCCGCCGGGCGGCTGGGGCTGGCCGATCTGGCGCGCTATCCGGTCATCACCTTTTCCCGCCAGACCAAGCCGTCGGTGGCCATCCAGCAGATGTTCAAGCGGCCCGGCCTGCCGCCGCTGCGCTTCTACGGCAACAGCTCGCTCGCCAGCATCGTGCGGATGACCCTGGACGGCATCGGCATCAGCGCCATCCCGCCCGCGGTGATCGAGCGCGAACTGGCCGAGGGGCTGCTGCGGCTGATCCCGGCGGAGGACCCGCTGCCCGACCTCGACTTCACCATCTGCCACCCGGTGGACAGCGACAACCCGCTGGTGCCCATCGTGGCCGACATGGCCTTGGAGATCGTGCGGGCGCAACGGCATGGGGCGCCCACTGATAAACGCCGTTTATCGCAAACGATCCAAAATGAAAATTTGACGGATCGGACGGATGCGTGA